A single Ptychodera flava strain L36383 unplaced genomic scaffold, AS_Pfla_20210202 Scaffold_158__1_contigs__length_75536_pilon, whole genome shotgun sequence DNA region contains:
- the LOC139126908 gene encoding uncharacterized protein, whose amino-acid sequence MIGDTKELFVKLMPVRRIAEEHSRTAVNNARRHGEIDATRTTLHQLTGLIEHHADSLDLATHGFAIPMMKFLTSVLDDICHVEEEILKDDSSVLTAPGTQ is encoded by the exons ATGATTGGCGATACAAAGGAACTCTTTGTTAAACTTATGCCAGTAAGAAGAATTGCAGAGGAGCATAGTAGAACAGCTGTTAATAATGCAAGGAGACATGGTGAAattgatgctacgag AACAACTCTACATCAACTGACAGGTCTTATTGAGCACCATGCTGATTCACTTGATCTTGCCACTCATGGCTTTGCCATTCCTATGATGAAGTTTTTGACTTCGGTTCTGGATGACATTTGTCATGTTGAAGAAGAAATTCTTAAGGATGATA GTTCTGTCCTTACCGCCCCTGGGACACAGTGA
- the LOC139126907 gene encoding uncharacterized protein has translation MDAYLFLQENGEYSKTLVLPHHLGTDILTRGKKDIKRKQQWKERFLGADNIISVIYEPGHWSVMCADMVAGIFYHIDSMKIRDSKQEMENWSNFLSNLGITKEWKVATVNNDFQQDSTSCGVYAVKISARNNAASVEMVHQRCSVSIVNVNFTASATV, from the exons ATGGATGcctatttatttttacaggaaAATGGTGAATATTCG AAGACACTGGTACTGCCACATCATCTTGGCACTGATATTCTAACCAGGGGGAAGAAAGATATCAAAAGGAAACAACAGTGGAAG GAAAGATTCTTGGGTGCTGATAACATCATTTCTGTAATTTATGAACCTGGTCATTGGTCTGTAATG TGTGCTGATATGGTGGCTGGTATATTTTACCACATAGATTCGATGAAAATAAGAGATTCAAAACAGGAGATGGAAAATTGGAG TAACTTTCTGTCCAACCTTGGCATTACAAAGGAATGGAAGGTCGCAACTGTCAACAATGATTTCCAGCAAGACAGTACGTCTTGTGGAGTTTATGCTGTAAAG ATATCTGCAAGGAACAATGCAGCAAGTGTGGAAATGGTTCACCAAAG ATGTTCTGTCAGCATTGTGAACGTAAATTTCACAGCAAGTGCCACAGTTTAG